In the Brassica napus cultivar Da-Ae chromosome A7, Da-Ae, whole genome shotgun sequence genome, one interval contains:
- the LOC106405237 gene encoding protein RALF-like 26 codes for MKACVILMLVICAAVIVEQSEAKKDRKYLSPHIFDPCHGPNPPAGCHPPHDGPPVPANKYTRGCSKIHRCRGGG; via the coding sequence ATGAAGGCATGTGTGATATTAATGTTGGTGATTTGTGCCGCTGTGATTGTGGAGCAATCGGAGGCTAAAAAAGACAGGAAATATTTAAGTCCACACATCTTTGACCCATGCCATGGTCCTAACCCTCCAGCGGGATGTCATCCTCCTCACGATGGACCTCCTGTCCCTGCCAACAAATACACGCGTGGTTGCTCAAAAATTCACCGATGCCGAGGTGGAGGGTAA
- the LOC106404127 gene encoding uncharacterized protein At4g04775-like yields the protein MRSLSTSSARFPRISNHGVPTKCWCGEGITTFGSSTAENRYQRFYRCQIARDRKTENHLFKWIDESLIDEIRMVDAKHERVAQEITKFEERVMEKVKSEIVRVEADLSENLKEKVNLEIARVAQEMNRS from the exons ATGAGAAGTTTGTCGACTTCTTCTGCTCGTTTTCCTCGAATCTCTAATCATGGTGTGCCTACAAAATGTTGGTGTGGCGAGGGTATCACAACTTTTGGTTCATCGACGGCGGAGAATAGGTATCAACGATTCTACAGATGCCAAATCGCAAGAGAT AGAAAAACTGAGAATCATCTATTTAAATGGATTGATGAATCTTTGATTGACGAGATACGGATGGTAGATGCGAAACATGAGAGAGTTGCTCAAGAGATTACGAAATTTGAAGAAAGGGTTATGGAAAAAGTGAAGTCTGAGATTGTTAGAGTTGAAGCTGATTTGTCGGAAAATCTCAAAGAGAAGGTGAACTTGGAGATTGCTAGAGTTGCACAGGAGATGAATAGAAGCTAA
- the LOC106404130 gene encoding pentatricopeptide repeat-containing protein At3g25210, mitochondrial yields MSATLRRIILLSSVKRAWNLPPPCLSSAVSRLPISFSSISSPPQSNPSPSRIRTRTPLETQFETWVQNLKPGFTHPDVVAALRAQSDPDLAYDIFRWTAQQRGYKHNHEAYHSMMKQAIAGKRNKFAETLIDEVVAGACEMSVPLFNTIIRFCCGRKFLFNRAFDVYNKMLRSDNDSRPDLETYTLLLSSLLKRFNKLNVCYVYLHAVRSLTKQMKSSGVIPDTYVLNMIIKAYAKCLEVDEALRVFREMPLYGSEPNAYTYGYLTKGLCEKGRVEQGLGFYKEMRSKGMVPSGSCYMVLICSLAMERRLDEAVEVVFDMLANSLSPDMLTYNTVLAELCREGRGNEALELLEEWKKRDPVMGERNYRTLMDEVYFMNKG; encoded by the coding sequence ATGTCAGCAACCCTCCGTCGCATCATACTCCTCTCCTCCGTAAAGCGCGCCTGGAATCTACCTCCGCCGTGCCTTTCCTCCGCCGTGAGTCGCCTACCCATATCTTTCTCCTCCATCTCATCTCCGCCTCAATCAAACCCGTCCCCTTCCCGGATCCGAACCCGGACTCCCCTCGAAACCCAATTCGAGACGTGGGTCCAGAATCTGAAACCAGGCTTCACGCACCCCGACGTGGTGGCGGCGTTGCGTGCCCAATCCGATCCGGATCTGGCGTACGACATATTCCGCTGGACAGCTCAGCAGCGAGGCTACAAGCACAACCACGAGGCTTACCACTCTATGATGAAGCAAGCAATCGCCGGAAAACGTAACAAGTTCGCCGAAACCCTAATCGACGAAGTCGTCGCCGGCGCTTGCGAGATGAGCGTTCCTCTCTTCAACACCATCATCCGATTCTGCTGCGGCCGTAAGTTTCTTTTCAATCGAGCTTTCGATGTTTACAACAAGATGCTTCGATCAGATAATGACTCGAGACCTGACCTTGAGACCTATACTTTGCTTCTAAGCTCACTGCTCAAGAGATTCAACAAGTTGAATGTCTGCTATGTGTATCTCCACGCCGTTAGATCGCTCACTAAGCAGATGAAGTCGAGCGGAGTGATTCCTGATACGTATGTGTTGAACATGATTATTAAAGCGTATGCAAAGTGTCTTGAGGTTGATGAGGCTTTAAGGGTGTTCCGTGAGATGCCTCTGTACGGGTCTGAGCCTAATGCTTATACGTATGGTTACTTGACGAAAGGGCTTTGTGAGAAAGGAAGGGTGgagcagggtttagggttctaCAAGGAGATGAGAAGCAAGGGAATGGTTCCTAGTGGGAGTTGTTACATGGTTCTGATTTGTAGTCTTGCGATGGAAAGGAGATTGGACGAAGCGGTCGAGGTTGTGTTTGACATGTTGGCGAATTCTCTCTCTCCGGATATGTTGACTTATAATACGGTCTTGGCGGAGTTGTGCAGAGAAGGCAGAGGGAATGAAGCTCTTGAGCTGCTTGAGGAGTGGAAGAAAAGAGATCCCGTGATGGGCGAAAGGAACTATAGAACGTTGATGGATGAGGTGTATTTTATGAACAAGGGATGA
- the LOC106404128 gene encoding uncharacterized protein LOC106404128 yields the protein MELTSSFEDLRRMAFEDFGIDQNLIGLELGYLSMELISSIDCPPVIIESDRQIKKFLTYVRGKASTRLCVYTSPISGNNNNIGVDNEKYNSPFREQGEHTSFPPRDDTVSSSESSKDVEDNCNSNSYEEDDVLAISAKEDDSGKSVMFSLMDAVKRGQTFQNKTMLKAALEMSAKKHNFDYKVVKSDKKLWYIRCIDNHCKWSVRAEGLSGSTYLIIKKYVVDHTCAASNINNGGRTASAKTVGGLIMHRYDGVKEGPKTNDVIHIMRMEHGCEISKSLAWGAREFAIGMVRGIPEKSFGKIQIRGFQTAMRQFLVVDGTFLKSKYKGVLLAATALDGNSNLYLVAFAVVDSENDRSWDWFMRQLKVVVADENSLAFVLDKNASLCKRKGTGWLIAKASKAYRVIDFQKRFQAVCNISPAIGKYLTDADVTKWACYQFPGFRHAIKTGLTVGRAPSSLTDDMYTTSTWRTAYQETINPIGVPEDSWVVPDDVRNANVVPP from the exons ATGGAATTGACAAGTTCCTTTGAAGACCTAAGGCGTATGGCTTTTGAAGATTTTGGAATTGACCAAAACCTTATCGGGCTTGAGTTAGGCTACTTATCTATGGAGTTAATCAGTTCAATAGACTGTCCCCCAGTTATCATTGAGAGTGATCGGcaaatcaaaaaatttcttaCATATGTACGTGGAAAAGCTTCTACAAGGTTGTGTGTGTATACTTCACCTATCAGtggaaacaacaacaacattggGGTTGATAATGAGAAATATAACTCGCCTTTTAGAGAGCAAGGTGAACATACCTCGTTTCCCCCTCGAGATGACACTGTTAGTTCATCTGAATCAAGCAAGGATGTCGAAGATAATTGTAACTCAAACAGctatgaagaagatgatgttctcGCCATAAGTGCAAAAGAAGATGATAGTGGAAAAAGTGTTATGTTTTCTTTGATGGATGCTGTGAAGAGGGGTCAaacatttcaaaacaaaaccatgTTGAAAGCAGCATTAGAAATGTCAGCAAAAAAACATAACTTCGATTACAAAGTTGTGAAATCTGACAAAAAACTTTGGTACATCCGATGCATTGACAACCATTGCAAATGGAGTGTCCGGGCTGAGGGGTTATCAGGTTCCACATATTTAATCATCAAAAAATATGTGGTGGATCATACATGCGCTGCGTCGAATATAAATAATGGTGGTCGGACAGCTTCTGCAAAAACAGTTGGCGGTCTAATAATGCATAGGTATGATGGTGTGAAAGAAGGTCCCAAAACTAATGATGTCATACATATTATGAGGATGGAACATGGATGCGAGATATCTAAGTCCTTAGCATGGGGTGCTCGGGAGTTTGCAATTGGCATGGTTAGAGGTATTCCAGAGAAGAGTTTTGGAAAAATTCAAA TACGAGGTTTTCAGACAGCCATGCGCCAATTTCTTGTTGTTGATGGGACATTTTTGAAGAGCAAATACAAAGGGGTATTACTTGCTGCGACAGCTTTAGATGGAAACTCTAACTTGTATCTTGTTGCGTTTGCGGTTGTGGACTCAGAAAACGATCGTTCATGGGATTGGTTTATGAGACAGCTAAAGGTTGTTGTTGCGGACGAAAATTCTCTAGCTTTTGTGTTAGACAAAAATGCCTCACTTTGTAAG AGGAAAGGGACTGGCTGGTTGATTGCAAAAGCTTCTAAAGCTTATAGAGTCATTGATTTTCAGAAGCGATTCCAAGCTGTGTGCAATATTAGTCCAGCAATTGGAAAATATTTAACAGATGCAGATGTTACAAAGTGGGCTTGCTATCAGTTTCCAGGATTCAG ACACGCAATCAAGACTGGTTTAACAGTTGGTCGAGCCCCATCCTCACTAACGGATGACATGTACACGACTTCCACTTGGAGAACAGCTTATCAAGAAACTATCAATCCAATAGGTGTTCCTGAGGATAGTTGGGTTGTTCCAGATGATGTTCGGAATGCTAATGTGGTTCCTCCTTAA